The following proteins come from a genomic window of Loxodonta africana isolate mLoxAfr1 chromosome 19, mLoxAfr1.hap2, whole genome shotgun sequence:
- the ZNF395 gene encoding zinc finger protein 395, translated as MASVLSRRLGKRSLLGARVLGPTVSDGPPGTAQPLEPQAELLERAAAQPFLAYKDGSCREQPKEVLKAPGISGLQQVAFQPGQKVYVWYGGQECTGLVEQHSWVEDKVTVWLLDQKLQICCKAEEVWLAELQGSMSQAPPTEQGAQVPACRPVSRNIDVPKRKSDAVEMDEMMAAMVLTSLSCSPIVQSPPGAEANFSASRTACDLWKESGDVSDSGSSTTSGHWSGSSGISTPSPPHPQASPKYLGDAFGSPQTDNGFETDPDPFLLDEPAPRKRKNSLKVMYKCLWPNCGKVLRSIVGIKRHVKALHLGDTVDSDQFKREEDFYYTEVQMKEESAAVSGTLAPGTPTAEPAPTPSVTSTPLAILSPPPPKAQSSGPEHPGLESYLPSGALSKSAPGSFWHIQADHAYQALPSFQIPVSPHIYTSISWAAAPSTASSLSPVRSRSLSFSEPPQPPPAMKSHLIVTSPPRAQSSSRKTRGEAKKCRKVYGIEHRDQWCTACRWKKACQRFLD; from the exons ATGGCCAGTGTGCTTTCCCGGCGCCTTGGTAAGCGGTCCCTACTGGGAGCCCGGGTGTTGGGACCTACTGTTTCAGATGGGCCACCAGGGACCGCCCAGCCCTTGGAACCTCAAGCGGAGCTACTGGAGAGGGCTGCTGCACAGCCCTTCCTTGCCTATAAGGACGGCTCCTGCCGTGAGCAACCCAAGGAGGTCCTCAAGGCTCCCGGCATCTCAGGCCTCCAGCAGGTGGCATTTCAGCCTGGGCAGAAG GTTTATGTGTGGTATGGGGGTCAAGAGTGTACAGGACTGGTTGAGCAGCACAGCTGGGTAGAGGATAAGGTGACTGTCTGGCTGTTGGATCAGAAGttacaaatctgctgcaaagcagaGGAGGTGTGGCTTGCAGAGCTGCAGGGCTCCATGTCCCAGGCACCACCCACAGAGCAGGGAGCCCAGGTTCCAGCCTGCAGGCCTGTCTCCAGGAACATTGATGTCCCAAAGAG GAAGTCGGATGCAGTGGAAATGGATGAGATGATGGCAGCCATGGTACTGACATCCCTGTCCTGTAGCCCAATTGTGCAGAGTCCTCCTGGGGCCGAGGCCAACTTTTCTG CTTCCCGCACAGCCTGTGACCTGTGGAAGGAGAGCGGCGATGTGTCCGACAGCGGCAGCAGCACCACCAGCGGGCACTGGAGTGGGAGCAGTGGCATTTCCACCccttctcccccccacccccaggccagCCCCAAGTATTTGGGAGATGCCTTTGGTTCCCCCCAAACTGATAATGGATTTGAAACAGATCCCGACCCTTTCCTGTTGGATGAACCAGCTCCACGCAAAAGAAAG AACTCTCTGAAGGTGATGTACAAGTGCTTGTGGCCAAACTGTGGGAAAGTTCTGCGCTCAATTGTGGGCATCAAACGACATGTTAAAGCCCTCCACCTGGG GGACACTGTGGACTCTGACCAGTTCAAGCGGGAGGAGGATTTCTATTACACAGAGGTGCAGATGAAGGAAGAATCTGCTGCTGTTTCTGGCACCCTCGCCCCTGGGACCCCCACAGCTGAACCAGCTCCCACCCCCAGTGTGACCAGCACACCCCTTGCCATTCTTTCACCACCTCCTCCCAAAGCCCAGTCCTCAGGCCCAGAACACCCTGGCCTGGAGTCTTACCTGCCCTCTGGTGCTCTCAGCAAGTCAGCTCCTGGTTCCTTCTGGCACATTCAGGCCGACCATGCATACCAG GCTCTGCCGTCCTTTCAGATCCCTGTCTCTCCACACATCTATACCAGTATTAGCTGGGCTGCCGCCCCCTCCACTGCTTCCTCCCTTTCTCCG GTCCGGAGCCGGTCACTAAGCTTCAGCGAGCCCCCTCAGCCACCACCTGCAATGAAGTCTCACCTGATTGTCACTTCGCCGCCACGAGCCCAGAGCAGCTCCAG gaAAACCCGTGGGGAAGCAAAGAAGTGCCGCAAAGTGTACGGCATTGAGCATCGAGACCAGTGGTGCACAGCCTGCCGGTGGAAGAAGGCCTGCCAGCGATTCCTGGATTGA